One genomic window of Brienomyrus brachyistius isolate T26 chromosome 16, BBRACH_0.4, whole genome shotgun sequence includes the following:
- the LOC125709464 gene encoding LOW QUALITY PROTEIN: E3 SUMO-protein ligase RanBP2-like (The sequence of the model RefSeq protein was modified relative to this genomic sequence to represent the inferred CDS: deleted 1 base in 1 codon), with translation MRRSKAEVECYISAVQSASPSLKEKPVKGFLFAKLYFEAKEYELAKRHVSAYLTVQERDPKAHKFLGQLYEKEGDIDKAVGCYKRSVDLNPAQKDLVLKVAELLCSKSEPDSRAKFWVDKAAKLLPGSPAAFNLKEKLLSRQGQQGWNQLFDLLQSELQLRPDDVHVNIRLVLLYSSDGQLEAAARHCLDTEKKGLLRHSLDWYSTVVQTLQEYTAQPSVSANAAWCRELQRELLLAHCSLLRLTLSEKGVQHGVEALQSFDHAMQSAERLATNTTDELSEIFSELRGHLYMYAGVLLLKMAHDKMQQWRAVVDLAALCYLLAYQVPRSKWRPSKGDQSFHQLLDHLACDRQSQSGHMLLNLSGQCETFVKDVVEAFGNRSGQGSLFEMLFGNWAAVAPSFIGNDDVAILGAQVPDMADLLKWDSGAILYHSGDLQHLAWLGLQWTLMDRQVALRDWLMQLFPRLTLETSKLDTDAPESICLLDLEVFLSGVVFTSHAQLQEVSRIAGSSQLHEPRCLPLPIIKLLSTDRQRSWWDAVYKLIHKMAPPGMSAKLRVTVQHGLSTLRAGEKHGLQPALIIHWAQHLSEMGGGLNSYYDQKEYFGRSVHYWKAVQPLLEKIKRRRSIPEPLDPMFPHFHSKDIQVSAVKGYEDEASIASALHLDIEGKTEEAITVLETLDTVSSSWHLARIFQRLSEEAGSGLEETKDRCIAFLMSFRKQLRRISRASASETEKLPVSREEVMDLLNDVNQQLGETEADIEGVGRTRPMQSSPCQMSQLTEPNMSVSHIKFSSPSPNKSMSSPSKRHMFSPKTPPYWVEDQKNLLQMLCQQVEALKKEVHDLKRNSSGSRVSPPHPKAYGDGYSAEALQDSFPAAQSFHGAPLTVATTGPSVYYNQSPAYNSQYLLPAATNVTPTKAPVYGINRFPPQQHMYAYQQPTHTPPLQATQPCMYPQDQVYGAPLRFESPATSLLSPYSEEYYGHAVPQPTTNHPLPEPGYFTKPSVPVQPPKNSETKSVDFGKMSFGQKLPVETPKIPSFGAGAVAQSTPVTAAFKFNSNFKSNDGDFTFSSTQAKSNSESLLGLLTSDLPPRAEGSLGQKTPTQDQAQNQGGFITFGNKGGVPNFSFADVFQNQNKSHPSGKTQPFSFDGAKSVSSMTAKDAHEEKDVESDSESTRVEEDEDGPHFEPIVPLPDKVDVKTGEEDEEEMYCNRAKLFRFETQTKEWKERGIGSIKILRHRASGKVRLLMRREQVLKICANHYITADMVLKPNAGSDKSWVWYAIDYADEMPKHEQLAIRFKTADEAALFKARFVEAQEVVSKSPQKQEQPADKELSSKTSPSKPRGKEVGFGLQFAKKEGEWDCDVCCVRNKPTAVQCISCQSPNPNAKPQLDSATKGFLESTSGFSTPKNTSFSSSAPAFGSFAPLPTSFKFGTSSPAASQSSFGDVFAKKEGEWHCEVCLTKNAAAVAKCASCQAPCKVQGDMATALGSGDCSTRPVKNESSSNPDAKGTVTATPSVSAFNFNFGGKKSVPQPLATGFQTTFNASSTFTFGQAEDSSTPLSFKFQAPSPQVDIKTPNMGFSFSMQVPAHGFKFGTQEPAKQTSPAESQESGGSASAFLKNIAEQHKEKECSTEVSSSAQTVDKPEQDDNPLFSGKINAFSFADLAKSSQGEFQFGQKDPNFKGFSRAGEQLFSSFQPETKADTSSDQNEEGMYKTEENDDIQFEPVVQMPDKVDLVTGEEDEEVLYSQRVKLFRFDPAASQWKERGVGNIKFLKNNQNGKLRVLMRRDQVLKVCANHWITTTMNLKPLSGSDKAWMWLANDFSDDDGKLEQLAAKFKTSELAEEFKLKFEECQRLLLDIPLQTPHKLVESGRTAHLIQKAEEMKSGLKDLKSFLTDEKPKLKETEGRVSTTADSSSFKMNAEVTGTTLEWDNYDLREETHDNSTDTSVYASPLASSPVQRNLFRFGESTSGFSFSFQPILSPSKSPTKLNQSRGSVGTNEDSDVTQDEERDCQYFEPVVPLPDLVETSTGEENEQVVFSHRAKLYRYDKNLSQWKERGIGDIKILQDYSTKRVRLVMRRDQVLKLCANHWISPNMKLEPMSGTERAWIWSAMDFTEPEGKMEQLAVRFKLQEVANSFKEIFDKAKNVQESQSLITPVSPRETTPRETRCGEAAIAVLEEIIRERTDLTPQSCHSIESTASTAKVVVSPPKFVFGSDSVQKIFGSPPSSKEKVPSVKITTTKMTGASSSACKADGTLSQPIPVQRSPFKVPERGLDFRLFKDNPMAFWTSTSFNQFEPQATAGQVAKEAFARGDAVESADPEEVQVVFAREPTAEQKKLAQDLMLPLTFFCYQNDPSYCSDDQEDDEDFETAVKKLNGKLYPDSPQDTRATVSQPRLQEKDPDCLVIWEKKPTPQEEQKARRLQLPPTFFCGLGSDTEAEKDKTEDFETEVKRVQEEMQKQKGAVNVEATISSSISTSADGSSSVVPVLECRPDFSSAALPVLSPIDLSTKKSGEPDSGSSEPFGFHSAGGFSFADLAKSSSEFAFGKKDSNFTWANTGAAVFGAATMPQKEGEDEASGDEDDTSNVEIHFEPVVSLPEVETKSGEEDEEILFKQRTKLYRWDRDLNQWKERGVGDIKILFNPHKHYYRVLMRREQVLKVCANHTITKAMDLKPMNISSNAFVWTATDYAEGEAKVEQLAAKFKTPELAESFRKKFEECQNQISQEETSLLSCVQELSQESNPVVYFTISADDQTLGRLTMELFAHIVPKTAENFRALCTGEKGLSYRNSIFHRIIPEFMCQGGDIINQNGTGGKSIYGDKFEDENFDVKHTGPGILSMANRGRDTNTSQFFITLKKAEHLDFKHVAFGFVKDGMDVLNQMGSLGSDNGTPNKKIVISDCGQL, from the exons ATGCGCCGAAGCAAGGCCGAGGTGGAGTGCTATATTTCGGCGGTTCAGAGCGCCTCGCCGTCCCTGAAGGAG AAACCCGTGAAAGGATTCTTATTTGCAAAATTGTATTTTGAAGCAAAGGAGTATGAGCTTGCTAAAAG GCATGTGTCAGCCTATTTGACAGTGCAGGAAAGAGATCCCAAAGCACATAAATTTCTGGGCCAACTGtatgagaaagagggagacaTTGACAAAGCTGTGGGATGCTACAAG AGGTCTGTTGACCTGAACCCGGCTCAGAAAGACCTAGTTCTGAAGGTTGCAGAACTGCTCTGCAGCAAGTCTGAGCCAGACAGCCGAGCCAAATTCTGGGTAGACAAGGCAGCAAAGCTTCTGCCTGGAAGTCCAGCTGCCTTCAACCTCAAG GAGAAACTGCTTAGCAGGCAGGGCCAGCAGGGATGGAACCAGCTGTTTGACCTCCTGCAGTCAGAGCTACAGCTGCGTCCTGATGATGTACACGTGAACATCAGACTGGTGCTGCTGTATTCCTCAGATGGACAGCTGGAGGCAGCGGCCAGACATTGTCTTGATACTGAGAAGAAGGGACTCCTTCGTCATAGCCTGGATTGGTACTCAACTGTCGTGCAGACACTTCAG GAGTACACTGCGCAGCCCAGCGTGTCGGCCAACGCCGCATGGTGTCGGGAGTTGCAGAGGGAGCTGCTGCTGGCACACTGCAGCCTGCTGAGGCTCACACTCTCAGAAAAGGGTGTGCAGCATGGGGTAGAGGCCCTGCAGAG CTTTGATCACGCCATGCAGTCCGCAGAAAGGCTGGCCACAAACACCACGGATGAGCTGTCTGAGATATTCTCGGAGCTGCGAGGCCACCTATACATGTATGCTGGGGTGCTCCTGCTGAAGATGGCGCACGACAAGATGCAGCAGTGGAGGGCAGTGGTTGACCTGGCAGCCCTCTGTTACCTTCTGGCTTACCAG GTACCCAGGTCGAAGTGGAGGCCCTCCAAAGGCGACCAGTCTTTCCACCAGCTGCTTGACCACCTCGCTTGTGACCGCCAGAGTCAGTCGGGTCACATGCTTCTGAACCTCAGTGGGCAGTGTGAGACCTTTGTGAAGGATGTGGTGGAGGCCTTTGGCAACCGGAGTGGGCAGGGAAGTCTGTTTGAGATGCTCTTTGGCAACTGGGCCGCCGTTGCCCCCTCCTTCATTGGCAATGATGACGTCGCTATTCTTGGCGCCCAGGTGCCCGATATGGCAGACCTCTTGAAGTGGGACAGTG GTGCGATTCTGTACCATTCGGGGGACCTGCAGCACCTAGCCTGGCTGGGTCTGCAGTGGACCTTAATGGACCGGCAGGTGGCCCTCAGGGATTGGCTGATGCAGCTCTTCCCTCGGCTCACACTGGAAACCTCTAAGTTAGACACGGATGCCCCAGAATCCATATGTCTGCTTGACCTGGAG GTTTTCTTGTCTGGAGTTGTGTTTACCAGCCATGCTCAGCTACAGGAGGTTTCCAGGATTGCAGGCAGTTCCCAGCTACATGAGCCCAGATGTCTCCCACTGCCTATTATCAAGCTGCTGTCCACGGACAGGCAGAGGAGCTGGTGGGATGCAGTGTACAAACTCATCCACAAGATGGCCCC GCCAGGGATGTCTGCGAAATTAAGGGTGACAGTCCAGCACGGTCTAAGCACCctgagagctggagagaaacacGGCCTGCAGCCAGCATTGATCATCCACTGGGCTCAGCACCTCAGTGAAATG GGAGGTGGATTAAACTCTTATTACGACCAGAAAGAGTACTTTGGCCGCAGCGTTCACTACTGGAAGGCCGTGCAGCCGCTCCTGGAGAAAATCAAGAGACGCAGGAGCATTCCTGAGCCGCTCGACCCCATGTTCCCGCACTTTCACAGTAAAGACATTCAG GTCTCTGCTGTCAAAGGTTATGAAGATGAAGCCAGTATTGCTTCAGCATTGCATCTTGATATTGAGGGCAAAACTGAAGAAGCAATCACTGTGCTTGAGACACTCGACACTGTCTCCTCCAGCTGGCATCTTGCCAGG ATCTTTCAGAGGCTTTCTGAAGAAGCGGGCAGTGGGTTGGAAGAAACCAAAGACCGGTGCATCGCATTCTTAATGAGCTTCAGGAAACAATTAAGGAGAATTTCTCGTGCCAGTGCATCAGAAACCGAAAAG CTTCCTGTTTCAAGGGAGGAGGTTATGGACCTTCTGAATGACGTGAACCAGCAGCTGGGGGAGACTGAGGCTGATATTGAAGGGGTTGGCAGAACTCGGCCAATGCAATCCAGCCCCTGTCAGATGAGCCAGCTGACCGAGCCCAACATGTCTGTCTCGCACATCAAGTTCTCCAGTCCATCCCCAAACAAGAGCATGTCATCGCCCTCTAAGAGACACATG TTCTCTCCTAAGACGCCACCTTACTGGGTCGAGGACCAGAAAAATCTCCTGCAGATGCTCTGTCAGCAAGTGGAAGCTCTTAAG AAAGAGGTCCATGACTTGAAGCGCAACTCTTCTGGGTCCAGAGTATCCCCTCCTCACCCCAAGGCGTATGGGGATGGGTACAGTGCAGAAGCACTTCAAGACTCattcccagcagcacagagcTTTCATGGTGCACCTCTTACAG tGGCCACTACTGGTCCTTCTGTATATTATAACCAATCCCCTGCTTACAACTCACAGTATCTTCTACCAGCAGCTACCAATGTCACTCCAACCAAG GCTCCAGTATACGGTATCAACCGTTTCCCGCCACAGCAGCACATGTATGCCTACCAGCAGCCCACACATACACCTCCTTTGCAGGCAACTCAACCTTGCATGTATCCCCAGGACCAAGTGTATGGAGCTCCTCTGCGCTTTGAGTCTCCTGCCACTAGCCTACTTTCCCCATACAGCGAGGAGTATTATGGCCATGCAGTTCCTCAGCCCACCACCAATCACCCACTACCTGAGCCTGGTTATTTCACCAAGCCTTCTGTTCCTGTTCAGCCACCAAAAAATAGCGAAACAAAGTCTGTGGACTTTGGCAAGATGAGCTTTGGTCAAAAACTTCCCGTTGAAACTCCTAAGATTCCTAGCTTTGGAGCAGGGGCAGTTGCCCAGTCAACACCTGTAACTGCAGCATTCAAGTTCAACTCAAATTTTAAATCCAACGATGGGGATTTTACATTCTCATCCACTCAGGCAAAAAGTAACAGTGAAAGCCTGTTAGGACTCCTGACATCTGACCTTCCCCCTAGAGCCGAAGGATCTTTAGGACAAAAGACTCCAACTCAAGACCAGGCACAGAATCAGGGTGGATTCATCACCTTTGGTAATAAAGGTGGTGTCCCTAACTTTTCCTTTGCGGATGTATTTCAGAACCAGAATAAGTCTCATCCTTCTGGGAAAACTCAGCCATTTAGTTTTGATGGAGCCAAGTCAGTTTCCAGCATGACAGCCAAGGATGCGCATGAAGAAAAAGATGTTGAAAGCGACAGTGAAAGCACTCgtgttgaggaagatgaagatggCCCTCACTTTGAGCCCATTGTGCCCCTACCTGATAAAGTGGATgttaaaacaggtgaagaggatgaagaggaaatGTACTGCAACAGAGCAAAATTGTTCCGCTTTGAAACTCAAACAAAAGAGTGGAAAGAGAGGGGGATTGGCAGCATTAAAATCCTGAGGCACAGGGCATCAGGCAAGGTACGCTTGCTAATGAGAAGAGAGCAAGTGCTAAAAATTTGCGCCAATCACTACATCACTGCAGATATGGTATTAAAGcctaatgctggttctgataaATCCTGGGTTTGGTATGCGATTGATTATGCAGATGAAATGCCCAAGCATGAGCAGCTGGCCATCCGGTTTAAAACTGCAGATGAAGCAGCCCTTTTTAAGGCCAGGTTTGTGGAGGCCCAAGAGGTGGTGTCAAAGTCTCCTCAGAAACAGGAACAACCAGCTGACAAAGAACTTTCTTCAAAGACCTCTCCTTCAAAACCAAGAGGCAAAGAAGTAGGGTTTGGACTTCAGTTTGCAAAGAAAGAAGGGGAGTGGGACTGTGATGTATGCTGTGTGAGGAATAAGCCTACCGCAGTTCAGTGTATTTCCTGCCAGAGCCCTAACCCAAATGCTAAACCGCAGCTGGATTCAGCCACTAAGGGATTTTTAGAATCCACCTCGGGGTTCAGTACTCCGAAGAACACAAGCTTTAGCTCTAGCGCACCCGCTTTTGGGTCATTTGCTCCATTGCCTACATCTTTTAAGTTCGGGACAAGCAGTCCTGCTGCCAGCCAGTCAAGTTTTGGTGATGTGTTTGCCAAGAAGGAAGGGGAATGGCACTGTGAAGTCTGCCTAACTAAAAATGCTGCAGCAGTAGCAAAATGTGCGTCATGTCAGGCCCCCTGTAAAGTACAGGGTGACATGGCAACTGCTTTGGGGTCTGGGGATTGTAGTACACGCCCAGTTAAAAATGAGTCCTCCTCAAATCCTGATGCTAAAGGCACAGTTACAGCTACACCATCGGTTTCTGCCTTTAATTTCAACTTTGGTGGTAAAAAGTCAGTACCC CAACCTCTAGCCACTGGGTTTCAGACAACTTTCAATGCTAGCAGTACCTTTACGTTTGGCCAAGCTGAAGACAGCTCCACTCCACTGTCATTTAAGTTTCAGGCACCTTCACCTCAGGTGGATATTAAAACTCCCAatatgggcttttccttttcaATGCAAGTACCTGCTCACGGATTTAAGTTTGGTACTCAAGAACCGGCTAAACAAACCTCTCCAGCTGAAAGTCAAGAAAGTGGAGGATCTGCTTCTGCGTTCCTGAAAAATATAGCTGAACAGCACAAAGAGAAGGAGTGTAGTACGGAAGTATCCAGCTCTGCACAAACAGTCGATAAGCCTGAACAAGATGACAACCCCCTGTTTTCTGGGAAGATAAACGCATTTAGTTTTGCAGACTTGGCGAAATCCTCACAGGGCGAGTTTCAGTTTGGTCAGAAGGATCCCAATTTCAAAGGTTTCTCCCGTGCTGGAGAGCAGCTGTTTTCCTCGTTTCAGCCTGAGACAAAAGCAGACACCTCTTCAGATCAAAATGAGGAGGGTATGTACAAAACCGAGGAAAATGATGATATTCAGTTTGAGCCTGTAGTTCAGATGCCTGACAAAGTGGACCTTGTCACTGGAGAGGAGGATGAAGAAGTGCTTTATAGCCAGCGTGTCAAGCTCTTCCGATTTGATCCTGCTGCTAGTCAGTGGAAAGAACGAGGTGTTGGCAATATTAAATTCCTTAAGAACAATCAAAATGGAAAACTAAGAGTACTCATGAGAAGAGATCAGGTCCTCAAAGTATGTGCCAACCATTGGATCACCACTACTATGAACTTGAAGCCCCTTTCTGGGTCAGATAAGGCTTGGATGTGGCTAGCTAATGACTTCTCCGATGACGATGGCAAGTTAGAGCAACTTGCAGCTAAATTCAAGACATCAGAGTTAGCAGAAGAATTTAAGCTGAAGTTTGAGGAATGTCAAAGGCTACTTTTAGACATACCTTTGCAGACCCCTCATAAGCTTGTTGAGAGTGGGAGAACTGCTCATCTTATTCAGAAAGCTGAGGAGATGAAGTCTGGTTTGAAAGATCTGAAATCGTTCTTGACAGATGAAAAACCAAAGCTCAAAGAAACTGAAGGTCGTGTCAGCACAACTGCTGATAGTTCAAGCTTTAaaatgaatgcagaggttacTGGTACTACTTTGGAGTGGGATAACTATGACTTGCGAGAAGAAACCCATGACAATAGTACAGACACCTCAGTCTATGCTTCTCCATTAGCAAGCAGTCCTGTTCAAAGAAATTTGTTCCGGTTTGGAGAATCAACTTCTGGTTTCAGCTTCAGTTTCCAGCCTATTCTAAGTCCATCCAAATCCCCCACAAAACTGAATCAGAGCAGAGGTTCTGTTGGTACTAATGAGGACTCTGACGTGACTCAGGATGAAGAGAGAGATTGCCAGTACTTTGAGCCAGTAGTTCCTTTACCTGATCTTGTAGAAACATCTACTGGTGAGGAGAACGAGCAAGTGGTGTTCAGCCACAGAGCCAAACTGTATCGTTATGATAAAAACTTAAGTCAATGGAAGGAGAGGGGCATCGGAGACATCAAAATCCTACAAGACTATAGTACAAAGCGTGTGAGACTTGTCATGAGGCGGGATCAAGTGCTAAAACTGTGCGCCAACCACTGGATTAGCCCCAATATGAAGCTTGAACCAATGAGTGGAACAGAAAGGGCATGGATTTGGAGTGCTATGGATTTTACAGAGCCTGAAGGGAAAATGGAACAATTGGCTGTTCGTTTTAAGCTTCAAGAAGTAGCCAACTCCTTTAAAGAGATTTTTGATAAGGCTAAGAACGTTCAGGAGAGTCAGTCTTTGATCACTCCTGTCTCCCCAAGAGAAACCACCCCACGTGAAACTCGCTGTGGTGAAGCTGCTATTGCTGTTCTTGAAGAGATCATTAGGGAACGCACTGACTTGACTCCTCAGAGTTGCCACTCCATAGAGAGTACTGCCTCTACTGCAAAAGTAGTAGTTTCTCCACCAAAATTTGTTTTTGGGTCTGATTCTGTCCAAAAAATCTTTGGAAGCCCTCCATCTTCTAAAGAAAAGGTGCCTAGTGTGAAGATTACCACCACGAAGATGACCGGCGCCAGCTCATCAGCTTGTAAGGCTGATGGCACACTGTCCCAGCCTATTCCAGTCCAAAGGTCCCCGTTTAAAGTTCCTGAGAGAG GATTGGATTTTAGGCTTTTCAAAGATAACCCTATGGCTTTTTGGACCAGCACATCATTCAACCAATTTGAACCCCAAG CTACTGCCGGTCAGGTGGCAAAAGAAGCATTTGCGAGAGGGGATGCTGTAGAATCTGCTGATCCTGAAGAGGTCCAAGTTGTTTTTGCGCGGGAACCTACGGCTGAGCAGAAGAAACTGGCCCAAGACCTTATGCTGCCCCTCACCTTCTTCTGCTACCAGAACGACCCTAGCTACTGCAGTGATGACCAGGAGGATG ATGAAGACTTTGAAACTGCCGTGAAGAAACTTAACGGGAAGTTGTATCCTGACTCGCCTCAGGACACAAGAGCCACAG TGTCTCAGCCTCGCTTGCAAGAGAAGGACCCTGATTGTCTTGTCATTTGGGAGAAAAAACCAACCCCTCAGGAAGAGCAGAAGGCGCGACGTCTCCAGCTTCCTCCCACCTTCTTCTGCGGTCTCGGTAGCGACACAGAGGCCGAGAAGGATAAGACAGAGGACTTCGAAACCGAAGTCAAACGAGTACAAGAA GAGATGCAGAAGCAGAAGGGAGCCGTGAATGTGGAGGCTACTATCTCCAGCAGCATTAGCACCAGCGCAGATGGCAGCTCCTCTGTGGTGCCTGTCCTTGAATGTCGGCCAGATTTCTCtagtgctgccctgcctgtcctTAGTCCAATCGATCTGTCCACCAAGAAGAGTGGAGAGCCGGACTCTGGCAGCTCTG AACCTTTTGGATTTCATTCTGCTGGTGGGTTTTCATTCGCAGACCTGGCTAAAAGTTCTTCTGAATTTGCATTTGGGAAAAAAG ATTCAAACTTCACCTGGGCGAATACTGGAGCTGCAGTGTTTGGGGCAGCTACTATGCCCCAAAAGGAGGGGGAGGATGAGGCCAGTGGTGATGAAGATGACACCAGCAATGTGGAAATTCACTTTGAGCCTGTTGTTTCATTGCCAGAG GTGGAGACCAAGTCTGGTGAAGAAGATGAGGAGATCCTGTTTAAGCAGCGGACTAAGCTGTACCGCTGGGACAGAGACCTGAACCAGTGGAAAGAGCGCGGTGTAGGTGACATCAAGATCCTCTTCAATCCTCACAAGCATTACTACCGGGTGCTTATGAGACGTGAACAGGTGCTCAAAGTGTGTGCCAACCACACCATCACCAAGGCCATGGACCTCAAACCCATGAATATCTCCTCTAATGCTTTTGTTTGGACTGCCACGGACTATGCAG AGGGTGAGGCAAAAGTCGAGCAGCTGGCTGCCAAGTTCAAGACTCCAGAGCTGGCTGAGTCTTTCCGGAAGAAATTTGAGGAGTGCCAGAATCAAATATCCCAGGAGGAGACTTCCCTGTTGTCCTGTGTGCAAGAGTTGTCCCAAGAGAGCAACCCAGTGGTGTACTTCACGATCTCTGCAGACGACCAGACACTGGGCAGGCTTACCATGGAGCTCTTTGCCCATATTGTCCCCAAGACTGCAGAGAACTTCAGGGCACTATGCACTGGAGAGAAGGGTCTTTCTTACCGCAACTCCATTTTCCATAGGATCATCCCTGAGTTCATGTGTCAG GGAGGTGACATCATCAATCAAAATGGCACTGGTGGAAAGTCCATCTATGGGGACAAGTTCGAGGATGAGAACTTCGACGTGAAGCATACAGGGCCTGGTATACTGTCCATGGCAAACCGGGGCCGGGACACCAACACCTCCCAGTTCTTCATCACACTGAAGAAAGCAGAACATCTGGACTTCAAGCACGTGGCATTTGGTTTCGTTAAGGATGGAATGGATGTACTAAATCAGATGGGAAGTCTGGGCTCTGACAATGGCACACCAAATAAAAAGATAGTCATTTCTGATTGTGGACAGCTTTAG